The following proteins are encoded in a genomic region of Hirundo rustica isolate bHirRus1 chromosome 15, bHirRus1.pri.v3, whole genome shotgun sequence:
- the KNOP1 gene encoding lysine-rich nucleolar protein 1 isoform X1, with protein sequence MEFLSKMIIKKKRKEFHEAPVQKKKKVKTIIEIEEDVQTVIKTEDNGHLKKKMKTKKKENLKDECLHKLQPKNNKKKKKKKKVGSELLSTAHLKSFVNIKGPVDLQLQDESEEQIKILKKKKKKVQYRFSLENNESSDVELSNHHTDGTKKNELPFKKKRKKTALDLELDGEVKKKKKKKGSFSLEDIQDSAQKQSAKVYRDTHKYISPEAVFMCENNDTGNAQNDGESCVRRKKKKKKDKSDCFLLLADNQDHIHQVPGRPTALSDIRKRRKHNSWEYSLTRREEEDKIKNFGSIKERKKKRKYLSSSTCEEDKPDYSHSFLDKYLPAQQEVELEEELSGKKHRKNFKDNNEVSKKKRKIKKKEKETTYSEVSLNNVSTSESQKILLESSKKNKESEMERAECVTGDVVDGTLCNSNPVQRDRKRKNRKKVPPQDLAEEPGSKAETEKIKTESPWDESLDNLDGVIIVQEKKGNCDEINIDKVRRQALQEEIDRESGKTKAFSSKVGQDMKLGQWSTAAFKSSEEQMKFFRLMGGFKKGSVPIQSPSAPTKKPNMALNKEGEQKLQQALKMEFDKAMDLKQHRGIGLGFQPIANKKAYIDKYASRSIKFED encoded by the exons ATGGAGTTTCTCAGCAA aatgataataaagaaaaagagaaaagaatttcaTGAGGCGCCtgtacagaaaaagaaaaaggtgaagaCTATAATTGAAATTGAGGAAGATGTTCAAACTGTCATTAAAACTGAGGACAATGGAcatctcaagaaaaaaatgaagacaaagaaaaaggaaaatttaaaagatgAATGTTTACACAAATTGCAACCAAAgaataataagaaaaagaagaagaagaagaaagttgGCTCTGAATTACTTAGCACAGCTCATTTAAAAAGCTTTGTGAATATAAAAGGTCCTGTGGATTTACAGCTTCAAGACGAATCAGAGGAACAAATTAAAATactcaaaaagaagaaaaaaaaagtccagtaTCGTTTCTCCTTGGAGAATAATGAGAGTAGTGACGTGGAGCTTTCAAATCATCACACAGATGGTACTAAGAAAAATgaattgccttttaaaaaaaagaggaagaaaactgctttGGATTTGGAATTGGATGgtgaagtaaaaaagaaaaaaaagaagaaaggcagTTTTTCATTAGAGGACATCCAGGACAGCGCACAAAAGCAATCTGCAAAAGTTTATAGAGACACCCACAAATACATTTCACCAGAAGCAGTTTTTAtgtgtgaaaacaatgatacaGGTAATGCCCAGAATGATGGGGAGAGTTGtgtgagaagaaagaagaagaaaaagaaagataagtCTGACTGCTTTTTACTGCTGGCCGATAATCAGGACCACATACATCAGGTTCCTGGTAGGCCCACTGCATTAAGTGACATtagaaaaaggaggaaacatAATTCCTGGGAATATTCATTGAcaaggagagaggaagaggacaAAATTAAGAACTTTGGGAGTAtcaaagagaggaagaagaaaagaaagtatcTTTCTTCTTCAACTTGTGAAGAAGATAAGCCAGACTACAGTCACAGCTTTCTTGATAAGtatctcccagcacagcaagaAGTTGAGCTTGAGGAAGAACTGTCTGGAAAGAAACACAGGAAGAATTTCAAGGATAATAATGAAGTcagtaagaagaaaaggaagattaagaaaaaggagaaggaaacaacATATTCAGAAGTTTCTTTAAACAATGTCAGTACCTCTGAAAGCCAAAAAATACTATTAGAAAGCAGTAAAAAGAACAAAGAGAGTGAAATGGAGCGAGCTGAGTGTGTTACCGGGGACGTCGTAGATGGGACATTATGCAATAGTAATCCTGTGCAGcgtgacagaaaaaggaaaaacaggaaaaaagtacCACCACAGGACTTGGCTGAAGAGCCAGGTTCaaaagcagagacagagaagaTCAAGACAGAATCCCCATGGGATGAGTCACTG GACAATCTAGATGGTGTAATTATTGtgcaggagaagaaaggaaactgtGATGAAATTAACATAGACAAG GTGAGGCGGCAGGCCCTGCAAGAAGAAATCGATAGAGAATCTGGCAAAACCAAAGCTTTCAGTTCCAAAGTGGGGCAG GATATGAAGCTTGGACAGTGGAGtacagctgcttttaaaagttCTGAGGAACAAATGAAGTTTTTTAGACTGATGGGTGGCTTTAAAAAGGGTTCTGTGCCTATCCAAAGTCCCTCAGCACCTACAAAAAAACCGAACATGGCTCTGAACAAGGAAGGGGAGCAGAAGTTACAGCAGGCACTGAAGATGGAGTTTGATAAAGCAATGGACTTGAAGCAACATAGAGGAATTGGTCTTGGATTTCAACCTATTGCCAACAAAAAAGCATACATAGACAAATATGCATCTAGATCCATAAAATTTGAAGATTAA
- the KNOP1 gene encoding lysine-rich nucleolar protein 1 isoform X3, which produces MEFLSKMIIKKKRKEFHEAPVQKKKKVKTIIEIEEDVQTVIKTEDNGHLKKKMKTKKKENLKDECLHKLQPKNNKKKKKKKKVGSELLSTAHLKSFVNIKGPVDLQLQDESEEQIKILKKKKKKVQYRFSLENNESSDVELSNHHTDGTKKNELPFKKKRKKTALDLELDGEVKKKKKKKGSFSLEDIQDSAQKQSAKVYRDTHKYISPEAVFMCENNDTGNAQNDGESCVRRKKKKKKDKSDCFLLLADNQDHIHQVPGRPTALSDIRKRRKHNSWEYSLTRREEEDKIKNFGSIKERKKKRKYLSSSTCEEDKPDYSHSFLDKYLPAQQEVELEEELSGKKHRKNFKDNNEVSKKKRKIKKKEKETTYSEVSLNNVSTSESQKILLESSKKNKESEMERAECVTGDVVDGTLCNSNPVQRDRKRKNRKKVPPQDLAEEPGSKAETEKIKTESPWDESLDNLDGVIIVQEKKGNCDEINIDKDMKLGQWSTAAFKSSEEQMKFFRLMGGFKKGSVPIQSPSAPTKKPNMALNKEGEQKLQQALKMEFDKAMDLKQHRGIGLGFQPIANKKAYIDKYASRSIKFED; this is translated from the exons ATGGAGTTTCTCAGCAA aatgataataaagaaaaagagaaaagaatttcaTGAGGCGCCtgtacagaaaaagaaaaaggtgaagaCTATAATTGAAATTGAGGAAGATGTTCAAACTGTCATTAAAACTGAGGACAATGGAcatctcaagaaaaaaatgaagacaaagaaaaaggaaaatttaaaagatgAATGTTTACACAAATTGCAACCAAAgaataataagaaaaagaagaagaagaagaaagttgGCTCTGAATTACTTAGCACAGCTCATTTAAAAAGCTTTGTGAATATAAAAGGTCCTGTGGATTTACAGCTTCAAGACGAATCAGAGGAACAAATTAAAATactcaaaaagaagaaaaaaaaagtccagtaTCGTTTCTCCTTGGAGAATAATGAGAGTAGTGACGTGGAGCTTTCAAATCATCACACAGATGGTACTAAGAAAAATgaattgccttttaaaaaaaagaggaagaaaactgctttGGATTTGGAATTGGATGgtgaagtaaaaaagaaaaaaaagaagaaaggcagTTTTTCATTAGAGGACATCCAGGACAGCGCACAAAAGCAATCTGCAAAAGTTTATAGAGACACCCACAAATACATTTCACCAGAAGCAGTTTTTAtgtgtgaaaacaatgatacaGGTAATGCCCAGAATGATGGGGAGAGTTGtgtgagaagaaagaagaagaaaaagaaagataagtCTGACTGCTTTTTACTGCTGGCCGATAATCAGGACCACATACATCAGGTTCCTGGTAGGCCCACTGCATTAAGTGACATtagaaaaaggaggaaacatAATTCCTGGGAATATTCATTGAcaaggagagaggaagaggacaAAATTAAGAACTTTGGGAGTAtcaaagagaggaagaagaaaagaaagtatcTTTCTTCTTCAACTTGTGAAGAAGATAAGCCAGACTACAGTCACAGCTTTCTTGATAAGtatctcccagcacagcaagaAGTTGAGCTTGAGGAAGAACTGTCTGGAAAGAAACACAGGAAGAATTTCAAGGATAATAATGAAGTcagtaagaagaaaaggaagattaagaaaaaggagaaggaaacaacATATTCAGAAGTTTCTTTAAACAATGTCAGTACCTCTGAAAGCCAAAAAATACTATTAGAAAGCAGTAAAAAGAACAAAGAGAGTGAAATGGAGCGAGCTGAGTGTGTTACCGGGGACGTCGTAGATGGGACATTATGCAATAGTAATCCTGTGCAGcgtgacagaaaaaggaaaaacaggaaaaaagtacCACCACAGGACTTGGCTGAAGAGCCAGGTTCaaaagcagagacagagaagaTCAAGACAGAATCCCCATGGGATGAGTCACTG GACAATCTAGATGGTGTAATTATTGtgcaggagaagaaaggaaactgtGATGAAATTAACATAGACAAG GATATGAAGCTTGGACAGTGGAGtacagctgcttttaaaagttCTGAGGAACAAATGAAGTTTTTTAGACTGATGGGTGGCTTTAAAAAGGGTTCTGTGCCTATCCAAAGTCCCTCAGCACCTACAAAAAAACCGAACATGGCTCTGAACAAGGAAGGGGAGCAGAAGTTACAGCAGGCACTGAAGATGGAGTTTGATAAAGCAATGGACTTGAAGCAACATAGAGGAATTGGTCTTGGATTTCAACCTATTGCCAACAAAAAAGCATACATAGACAAATATGCATCTAGATCCATAAAATTTGAAGATTAA
- the KNOP1 gene encoding lysine-rich nucleolar protein 1 isoform X2, whose translation MIIKKKRKEFHEAPVQKKKKVKTIIEIEEDVQTVIKTEDNGHLKKKMKTKKKENLKDECLHKLQPKNNKKKKKKKKVGSELLSTAHLKSFVNIKGPVDLQLQDESEEQIKILKKKKKKVQYRFSLENNESSDVELSNHHTDGTKKNELPFKKKRKKTALDLELDGEVKKKKKKKGSFSLEDIQDSAQKQSAKVYRDTHKYISPEAVFMCENNDTGNAQNDGESCVRRKKKKKKDKSDCFLLLADNQDHIHQVPGRPTALSDIRKRRKHNSWEYSLTRREEEDKIKNFGSIKERKKKRKYLSSSTCEEDKPDYSHSFLDKYLPAQQEVELEEELSGKKHRKNFKDNNEVSKKKRKIKKKEKETTYSEVSLNNVSTSESQKILLESSKKNKESEMERAECVTGDVVDGTLCNSNPVQRDRKRKNRKKVPPQDLAEEPGSKAETEKIKTESPWDESLDNLDGVIIVQEKKGNCDEINIDKVRRQALQEEIDRESGKTKAFSSKVGQDMKLGQWSTAAFKSSEEQMKFFRLMGGFKKGSVPIQSPSAPTKKPNMALNKEGEQKLQQALKMEFDKAMDLKQHRGIGLGFQPIANKKAYIDKYASRSIKFED comes from the exons atgataataaagaaaaagagaaaagaatttcaTGAGGCGCCtgtacagaaaaagaaaaaggtgaagaCTATAATTGAAATTGAGGAAGATGTTCAAACTGTCATTAAAACTGAGGACAATGGAcatctcaagaaaaaaatgaagacaaagaaaaaggaaaatttaaaagatgAATGTTTACACAAATTGCAACCAAAgaataataagaaaaagaagaagaagaagaaagttgGCTCTGAATTACTTAGCACAGCTCATTTAAAAAGCTTTGTGAATATAAAAGGTCCTGTGGATTTACAGCTTCAAGACGAATCAGAGGAACAAATTAAAATactcaaaaagaagaaaaaaaaagtccagtaTCGTTTCTCCTTGGAGAATAATGAGAGTAGTGACGTGGAGCTTTCAAATCATCACACAGATGGTACTAAGAAAAATgaattgccttttaaaaaaaagaggaagaaaactgctttGGATTTGGAATTGGATGgtgaagtaaaaaagaaaaaaaagaagaaaggcagTTTTTCATTAGAGGACATCCAGGACAGCGCACAAAAGCAATCTGCAAAAGTTTATAGAGACACCCACAAATACATTTCACCAGAAGCAGTTTTTAtgtgtgaaaacaatgatacaGGTAATGCCCAGAATGATGGGGAGAGTTGtgtgagaagaaagaagaagaaaaagaaagataagtCTGACTGCTTTTTACTGCTGGCCGATAATCAGGACCACATACATCAGGTTCCTGGTAGGCCCACTGCATTAAGTGACATtagaaaaaggaggaaacatAATTCCTGGGAATATTCATTGAcaaggagagaggaagaggacaAAATTAAGAACTTTGGGAGTAtcaaagagaggaagaagaaaagaaagtatcTTTCTTCTTCAACTTGTGAAGAAGATAAGCCAGACTACAGTCACAGCTTTCTTGATAAGtatctcccagcacagcaagaAGTTGAGCTTGAGGAAGAACTGTCTGGAAAGAAACACAGGAAGAATTTCAAGGATAATAATGAAGTcagtaagaagaaaaggaagattaagaaaaaggagaaggaaacaacATATTCAGAAGTTTCTTTAAACAATGTCAGTACCTCTGAAAGCCAAAAAATACTATTAGAAAGCAGTAAAAAGAACAAAGAGAGTGAAATGGAGCGAGCTGAGTGTGTTACCGGGGACGTCGTAGATGGGACATTATGCAATAGTAATCCTGTGCAGcgtgacagaaaaaggaaaaacaggaaaaaagtacCACCACAGGACTTGGCTGAAGAGCCAGGTTCaaaagcagagacagagaagaTCAAGACAGAATCCCCATGGGATGAGTCACTG GACAATCTAGATGGTGTAATTATTGtgcaggagaagaaaggaaactgtGATGAAATTAACATAGACAAG GTGAGGCGGCAGGCCCTGCAAGAAGAAATCGATAGAGAATCTGGCAAAACCAAAGCTTTCAGTTCCAAAGTGGGGCAG GATATGAAGCTTGGACAGTGGAGtacagctgcttttaaaagttCTGAGGAACAAATGAAGTTTTTTAGACTGATGGGTGGCTTTAAAAAGGGTTCTGTGCCTATCCAAAGTCCCTCAGCACCTACAAAAAAACCGAACATGGCTCTGAACAAGGAAGGGGAGCAGAAGTTACAGCAGGCACTGAAGATGGAGTTTGATAAAGCAATGGACTTGAAGCAACATAGAGGAATTGGTCTTGGATTTCAACCTATTGCCAACAAAAAAGCATACATAGACAAATATGCATCTAGATCCATAAAATTTGAAGATTAA
- the IQCK gene encoding IQ domain-containing protein K, translating into MAAHRRRGGRGAGHEAEHPQSKKDAESKQGSVPLEEAVLQPIPMEQLFSAPVTQYLLPVLGEVPSGEPPDPKKCSPREYLEFYIFPVLLPGLAALLHEAEKEKCFEGKRTKFIPSDFLTEWLYNNNPERKDESFTELFSIPFVKDWLKDHPRPPIPLSLLLSEEEASILIQSFWRGYRVRCDSEIQELRQWQKKLWEERHITEVVKKFWTKQEAKVRSKSEELDERTPNPST; encoded by the exons ATGGCGGCGCaccggcggcggggcgggcgcggcgcag gtCATGAAGCAGAACACCCTCAATCAAAAAAAGATGCTGAATCAAAACAAGGATCA GTGCCTTTGGAAGAAGCAGTGTTGCAGCCAATTCCTATggagcagcttttttctgcccctGTAACCCAATATCTGCTTCCTGTCCTCGGGGAAGTCCCCTCTGGAGAACCCCCTGATCCAAAGAAAT GTTCTCCTCGAGAATACTTGGAGTTTTACATATTCCCAGTGCTCTTGCCTGGGCTGGCTGCGCTTCTGCACGAAGCAGAGAAGGAGAAGTGCTTTGAG ggaaAAAGAACCAAATTTATTCCCTCTGATTTCCTAACTGAGTGGTTATACAA cAATAATCCAGAGAGGAAAGATGAGTCATTCACAGAAttgttttccattccttttGTTAAGGACTGGCTAAAGGACCA tcctaGACCACCAATTCCTCTATCTCTGCTTCTATCAGAAGAAGAAGCAAGCATACTAATTCAGTCCTTCTGGAGAGGTTATCGG GTTCGTTGTGATAGTGAAATACAAGAGCTACGTCAGTGGCAAAAGAAGCTCTGGGAGGAGAGGCACATTACTGAGGTAGTGAAAAAATTCTGGACTAAACAGGAAGCCAAAG